One window of the Candidatus Poribacteria bacterium genome contains the following:
- the flhF gene encoding flagellar biosynthesis protein FlhF, translating to MQIKRYYGKSVHAALEKAKAELGPDAILLHTRTLKSSILGGSTVEVIVAVDREAPSEIDEVIGDDEEKNEEPVERAKAILTANSYRRAEGGYELKHIGEELSEIRDLLHILLSNVKREQSLDLPETVQGIYEKFIKSELDPAIAYDLAKGLEPCFSDNGKLINERLAELIGKATKFNGGITLQGGMKSVALIGPTGVGKTTTIAKLGAYFKLKLKRKVAFLTIDTYRIAAVQQLQIYADIMRSPLKVADDPEELVREVESLSDHDLILIDTPGRSHYDAARIGEIERFIAVLPQVEVYLLISASTRSREIYEILNGFGSVGVDGLIFTKLDEASCFGSIVNAAIRSGKPLSYFTTGQDVAGDIEVATVERVTSLLLRGFRR from the coding sequence ATGCAGATTAAGAGATATTATGGCAAAAGCGTTCATGCCGCTCTGGAAAAAGCAAAGGCGGAGCTCGGTCCCGATGCCATACTGCTTCATACCAGGACGCTCAAGTCCAGTATCCTCGGCGGCTCGACTGTTGAGGTGATCGTCGCCGTAGATAGAGAGGCACCCTCAGAGATAGATGAGGTGATCGGCGACGACGAGGAGAAGAACGAAGAGCCGGTCGAACGAGCAAAGGCTATCCTAACTGCCAATTCCTACAGACGAGCCGAAGGAGGTTACGAGCTTAAACATATAGGCGAGGAGCTGTCGGAGATAAGGGATCTACTACACATACTCCTGTCAAACGTCAAGAGGGAACAATCACTGGATCTCCCCGAGACGGTGCAAGGGATCTATGAAAAGTTCATCAAGAGCGAACTTGATCCGGCGATAGCTTATGATCTGGCCAAAGGCCTAGAACCATGTTTTTCAGATAACGGCAAATTGATAAACGAGAGGTTGGCCGAGCTGATCGGCAAGGCGACGAAGTTCAACGGTGGGATAACGCTGCAAGGTGGGATGAAAAGCGTAGCGCTTATCGGACCAACAGGTGTGGGCAAGACCACCACTATCGCTAAGCTGGGGGCTTACTTTAAGCTTAAACTCAAAAGGAAGGTGGCCTTTCTGACGATCGATACCTATAGGATAGCCGCCGTTCAGCAGCTTCAGATATACGCCGATATAATGAGATCGCCCCTGAAGGTCGCCGATGATCCGGAGGAACTGGTCAGGGAAGTCGAGTCTCTTTCTGACCACGATCTCATCCTGATAGACACGCCTGGGAGAAGCCATTACGATGCGGCGAGGATAGGCGAGATAGAGAGGTTCATAGCCGTCTTGCCTCAGGTTGAAGTTTATCTGTTGATCAGTGCTTCCACGAGAAGCAGGGAGATATACGAGATATTAAACGGCTTCGGGAGTGTAGGGGTGGACGGCTTGATCTTCACAAAACTGGATGAGGCCTCATGTTTCGGATCGATCGTCAATGCCGCAATACGCTCCGGCAAACCCCTGTCCTACTTTACGACAGGCCAGGATGTGGCGGGAGATATAGAGGTCGCCACGGTGGAAAGAGTGACATCCCTACTTTTAAGAGGTTTCAGGAGATGA
- a CDS encoding MinD/ParA family protein: MSMKDQAANLRKLFSNPTLDIDMEEEPLVRRHNPRFRTIAITSGKGGVGKTNFAANLGVALSQIGKKVIIFDADLGLANVDVFFDLHPKYNLKHVVSGEKEIEEILLEGPTGIKVVPASSGVEMMANLPERERRRLIVKLGELSNMADVMIIDTAAGISHNVLAFASAADMIIIMTTPDPAAITDAYATTKVLSRRKKGPFMLIVNMAADESQAREVALSLILVVRRFLELELNYIGFIPFDPFVSKALKGQVPLVLKYPGAPASRHIMAIASRIYSILGSTKRTCHMDFFEKISLSLERSLGSEEEE, from the coding sequence ATGAGCATGAAAGATCAAGCTGCCAATCTCAGAAAGCTTTTCTCCAATCCGACACTCGATATTGACATGGAGGAGGAGCCGTTAGTTCGACGGCATAACCCACGATTCCGCACGATAGCCATAACGAGCGGCAAAGGAGGGGTTGGTAAGACGAACTTCGCCGCTAATTTAGGAGTAGCGCTTTCACAGATAGGAAAGAAGGTGATCATCTTCGACGCCGATCTGGGGCTGGCGAACGTCGACGTCTTCTTCGACCTCCATCCGAAGTACAACCTCAAACACGTCGTGAGTGGCGAGAAGGAGATAGAGGAGATACTACTGGAAGGACCCACCGGTATCAAGGTGGTTCCAGCAAGCTCAGGCGTTGAGATGATGGCTAATCTGCCGGAGAGGGAAAGGAGAAGATTGATCGTAAAACTGGGGGAGTTGTCGAATATGGCCGATGTGATGATCATCGACACGGCTGCCGGAATATCGCATAATGTGCTGGCCTTTGCCTCGGCGGCGGATATGATCATTATAATGACCACCCCCGATCCTGCCGCCATAACGGATGCTTATGCCACGACTAAGGTACTATCCCGAAGGAAAAAGGGGCCGTTTATGCTCATCGTGAACATGGCCGCCGATGAGAGCCAGGCAAGGGAAGTTGCACTGAGCCTGATCCTGGTGGTGCGGAGATTTCTGGAGTTGGAGCTCAATTATATCGGCTTTATCCCTTTCGATCCGTTCGTCTCCAAGGCCCTTAAAGGACAGGTGCCATTGGTGTTGAAATACCCGGGCGCTCCGGCCTCCAGGCACATAATGGCCATTGCCAGCAGGATCTATAGCATACTCGGGAGCACGAAACGGACATGTCATATGGATTTCTTCGAGAAGATATCTCTTTCCCTGGAAAGGTCGCTAGGATCGGAGGAGGAAGAATGA
- a CDS encoding flagellar brake protein produces MNQPILKPGIKVQVETLSGAPRCRFLSRITHIDDYYIYIAKPSIYDFEDGGQTGIPPNTLLRVSFSLSEGEFAFDSTVKGRQADGSYVLTRPRRFYRWKRQFLRVETSLWVRYAVIPRVEMAGRVDQVKRAYAMTANISGGGVLLKPQETLPVGAILEMEIELPGRSDPILAIGRVVHTKSGNGVEFLIINELDRNELIKYLFEEDRRRRRRLREKGYGGDLPTGIYPHSSGDR; encoded by the coding sequence ATGAATCAACCAATCCTTAAGCCCGGAATCAAGGTTCAGGTCGAAACGCTATCCGGGGCTCCCAGATGCAGGTTCCTGAGCCGTATAACTCATATCGACGACTACTATATCTATATAGCCAAACCCTCTATCTACGATTTCGAGGATGGAGGGCAAACCGGTATACCTCCCAATACACTGCTCAGGGTCTCATTCTCGCTCAGCGAGGGAGAATTCGCTTTCGATTCGACCGTGAAGGGAAGACAGGCGGATGGATCGTATGTTCTAACCCGACCCCGAAGGTTCTACAGATGGAAAAGACAATTTCTGAGAGTTGAAACCTCACTTTGGGTCAGATATGCCGTGATCCCAAGGGTGGAGATGGCCGGCAGGGTGGATCAAGTCAAACGAGCCTATGCCATGACGGCCAATATAAGCGGAGGGGGAGTGCTCTTAAAACCTCAGGAAACCCTGCCGGTAGGCGCTATACTAGAGATGGAGATAGAACTCCCCGGAAGATCCGATCCTATTCTGGCGATCGGTAGAGTAGTACATACCAAGTCAGGCAATGGTGTGGAGTTCCTCATCATAAACGAGCTCGATAGAAATGAGCTTATAAAATATCTATTTGAAGAGGATAGAAGGAGAAGAAGAAGGCTTAGGGAGAAGGGATATGGAGGAGATCTACCCACCGGAATTTATCCCCATTCATCTGGAGATCGTTAG
- a CDS encoding FliA/WhiG family RNA polymerase sigma factor has translation MLEELWGAYKLNGDKRAKDEIIKQCLPMIRAIAQRLSIYASPSHDIDDLVSAGIIGLLDAIEKFNPSKGASFKTYATYRIKGAILDEVRALDWVPRSTREKAQKLEKAYSELEQRLMKPPSEEEVADYLGISVEELRKTLLEVSGMALLTLEDIALDKEEEGAIRDFIADPKAANPEDQMAFEEAKSILAGAIQSLPKQEKIVLSLYYYEEMTMKEIGKVLGVSESRVSQIHSSAILRLRGKLKRLKEDLLASVGRRAYG, from the coding sequence ATGCTGGAGGAACTTTGGGGGGCTTACAAGCTCAACGGCGATAAAAGGGCGAAGGATGAGATTATCAAACAATGTTTGCCTATGATAAGAGCCATAGCCCAGAGGCTTTCCATATATGCCTCTCCATCTCATGACATCGACGATCTGGTCAGCGCCGGGATAATAGGTCTCCTGGATGCCATAGAGAAGTTCAACCCTTCTAAAGGCGCTAGCTTTAAAACATACGCCACTTACAGGATCAAAGGTGCGATCTTGGATGAAGTCAGGGCGTTGGATTGGGTGCCGAGGTCCACGCGGGAGAAAGCTCAAAAGCTGGAAAAGGCCTACTCTGAACTCGAACAGCGCCTGATGAAACCTCCCTCAGAAGAGGAGGTAGCCGATTACCTGGGGATATCGGTCGAAGAGCTCAGAAAGACGCTGCTTGAGGTCAGCGGTATGGCACTGTTAACGCTGGAGGATATCGCCCTGGACAAGGAGGAAGAGGGGGCGATCAGGGATTTCATAGCCGATCCGAAAGCGGCGAACCCCGAAGACCAAATGGCCTTCGAGGAGGCGAAAAGTATATTGGCCGGGGCGATCCAATCCCTGCCTAAACAAGAGAAGATCGTCCTCAGCCTCTATTATTATGAGGAAATGACCATGAAGGAAATCGGAAAAGTTCTGGGGGTCTCCGAGTCCAGGGTGAGTCAGATACATTCAAGCGCCATCTTGAGGCTGAGGGGGAAGCTCAAGAGATTAAAGGAAGATCTGCTTGCTTCTGTCGGGAGAAGAGCCTATGGATGA